In the Terriglobia bacterium genome, one interval contains:
- the htpG gene encoding molecular chaperone HtpG, which produces MIHSLYTQREIFLRELISNASDALDKLRFEALTNTDLVPDGHKYEIKLKPDEANKTLTISDTGIGMSRQDLIDHIGTIARSGTQEMRKRMQESQSAESVADLIGQFGVGFYSAFMVADKVTIITRRAGEATATQWESAGDGSYTLAEAEKASCGTDIILHLKRPDAENGIEDYTDRWKLSMIVHKYSDFIPYPIIYEGPPQEPGEPESKEIKIETKTLNSQKPLWTRRRSEVSDSDYNDFYKHVANDWTDPLKVLPLKAEGTFELEALLFIPAQAPQDLFYHGSESGLKLYAKRVMVMEKCEEVLPHYLRFVKGVVDSSDLPLNISRQRLQQDRHITQIRKWLTKKLLEALAELKEKEAEKYLKFWGQFGRAMKEGVSSDYENKDKILPLLLLESSHDAKELTTLGDYVGRMKPEQKEILYLTGESRKVIENSPHLESVRQKGYEVLYLSDPVDELMVQSLHEFQEHKLKSVTKGRFELGTDEEKKQAEEQIKQKEEEYKSFLEACQKKLDEYVKQIRVSSRLVGSPACLVTEEHEYSPHLERLLQKGKGGGPKQRRIMELNPDHPIIQKLHERFKSNNDDATLGDAIELLFELALVAEGSEIADPVRLNRLTLDLLQKAV; this is translated from the coding sequence ATGATCCATTCCCTTTATACGCAAAGGGAAATCTTTCTGCGGGAATTGATTTCCAACGCCTCTGATGCCTTGGACAAGCTGCGCTTTGAAGCGCTGACCAATACGGATCTCGTCCCGGACGGCCATAAGTACGAGATCAAGCTCAAGCCGGATGAGGCGAACAAGACTCTAACTATCAGCGACACGGGGATCGGCATGAGCCGCCAGGACCTGATTGATCATATTGGCACCATTGCGAGATCGGGAACGCAGGAGATGCGCAAGCGCATGCAGGAATCGCAGTCGGCGGAATCTGTTGCCGATCTGATCGGGCAATTCGGCGTGGGTTTTTATTCGGCGTTCATGGTGGCGGACAAAGTCACCATCATCACGCGCCGCGCCGGTGAAGCCACGGCTACGCAATGGGAGTCCGCGGGCGATGGCAGCTACACGTTAGCGGAAGCTGAGAAGGCAAGCTGCGGCACGGACATTATTCTTCATTTAAAAAGGCCCGACGCCGAAAACGGGATTGAGGACTATACCGACCGCTGGAAGCTCTCGATGATCGTTCACAAATATTCTGACTTTATCCCGTACCCCATCATTTATGAAGGGCCTCCGCAGGAACCGGGCGAGCCGGAATCCAAAGAAATCAAGATTGAAACCAAAACGCTGAATTCGCAGAAGCCGCTCTGGACGCGCAGGCGCTCGGAAGTCAGCGACAGCGATTACAACGATTTTTACAAGCACGTTGCTAATGACTGGACTGATCCGCTCAAAGTGCTTCCGCTCAAGGCGGAAGGTACGTTTGAGCTTGAGGCGCTGCTTTTTATTCCGGCGCAGGCCCCTCAAGATCTTTTTTACCATGGCTCGGAATCCGGTCTTAAGCTCTATGCCAAGCGCGTAATGGTCATGGAGAAATGCGAGGAAGTTTTGCCGCATTATCTGCGTTTTGTGAAAGGCGTGGTTGATTCCAGCGATTTGCCACTCAATATTTCACGCCAAAGGCTCCAGCAGGACCGCCACATCACCCAGATTCGCAAATGGCTCACCAAGAAACTGCTGGAAGCGCTCGCTGAACTGAAAGAGAAGGAAGCGGAAAAATATCTGAAGTTCTGGGGCCAGTTTGGCAGGGCGATGAAAGAAGGAGTCAGCTCCGACTATGAAAACAAAGATAAGATTCTGCCGCTGCTGCTGTTGGAATCGTCCCATGACGCAAAGGAACTGACCACGCTGGGCGATTATGTTGGCAGGATGAAGCCGGAACAAAAAGAAATACTCTATCTCACCGGCGAATCGCGCAAGGTGATAGAAAACTCTCCTCATCTGGAAAGCGTGCGGCAAAAAGGTTATGAGGTCCTGTACCTGAGCGATCCGGTGGATGAGCTTATGGTCCAAAGCCTGCATGAATTTCAGGAGCACAAACTTAAGTCAGTCACTAAGGGCAGGTTTGAACTGGGAACCGACGAGGAGAAGAAACAGGCCGAAGAGCAGATCAAGCAGAAAGAGGAAGAGTATAAGAGCTTCCTGGAAGCCTGCCAAAAGAAGCTGGATGAATACGTTAAACAGATTCGCGTCTCCAGCCGCCTGGTGGGTTCGCCCGCATGCCTGGTGACTGAAGAGCATGAATATAGCCCGCACCTGGAGCGCTTGCTGCAAAAAGGCAAAGGCGGCGGGCCCAAACAGCGCCGCATCATGGAACTGAACCCGGACCATCCGATCATACAGAAACTGCATGAACGGTTTAAGTCGAACAATGACGATGCCACTCTGGGCGACGCAATTGAATTGCTATTTGAACTGGCCTTGGTGGCTGAAGGCTCGGAGATCGCAGATCCTGTCCGGCTCAACCGCCTAACTCTGGATTTGCTGCAAAAGGCGGTCTAA
- a CDS encoding peptidoglycan-binding protein produces the protein MVLCAGYAPAATKAASKSARHGHHKTKRKASWKKKGQQGINSERATEIQQALIRQNYLTGEPTGEWDSRTQAALIKYQGDNGWQTKVVPDSRALIKLGLGPNYSAELLNGPPKALPAATPSTTASRSIEGTTGGKQ, from the coding sequence ATGGTGCTGTGCGCCGGGTACGCTCCGGCGGCAACCAAGGCGGCGAGTAAGTCGGCCAGGCACGGACACCACAAAACCAAACGCAAAGCCTCATGGAAGAAAAAAGGCCAGCAAGGCATCAACTCTGAGCGAGCAACGGAGATTCAGCAGGCGCTGATCCGGCAAAATTACCTGACCGGTGAACCTACCGGAGAATGGGACTCCCGCACCCAGGCAGCCCTGATCAAATATCAGGGTGACAATGGCTGGCAAACCAAAGTTGTGCCCGACTCACGCGCCCTGATCAAACTGGGATTAGGTCCAAACTATTCCGCGGAACTGCTGAATGGGCCACCGAAAGCCCTCCCAGCCGCGACGCCCAGCACTACTGCTTCCCGCAGTATTGAAGGAACAACCGGCGGCAAGCAGTAA
- a CDS encoding Do family serine endopeptidase, protein MNSRFGALVSRMRTQRALSTLAILLTLAVGILIGTVLSRGKVRGYSGPDGSLLPAMQSPQQLSNTFGQVASAVEPTVVNVSTESTPKVRRRGRTPNRGQRDNGGDDPFQDFFDRFFGGQQGGQGGQGPGDDDDQGPQSPFGGPGGGGGRQRSLGSGVILNANGYIMTNFHVVDKADRIRVKLYDEPATVLHDAKIIGVDTETDLALIKIEPPKDKPLTAARLGDSDKMSVGDWVLAIGSPFDLEATVTAGIVSAKGRNLPGGRQFQSFIQTDAAINPGNSGGPLVSMSGEVIGINTAIYTQSFGYQGVGFAMPSNVVRDVYEQLRTGNHKVARGSIGVEFSAVPNPAVLRIYGAKNGVPITNVRPDSPAAKAGLQGEDTITAVNGKPIKNGEELVSLISATHPGNKLNLTYLRNGQEKQATVVVADRAKLFGDRTDQSSNDDTPDDSSQPAPTKLGVTVKSVSPEMAERMGTAEGKGVQVVDVKPGSFADDLQLQPGLIILKINKQPVNSEEDFRKITSQLKSGQDVVFLVHSGRGASGGNSFISGTLP, encoded by the coding sequence ATGAACTCGCGTTTTGGCGCCCTGGTGTCACGCATGCGCACACAAAGGGCGCTCTCCACACTGGCGATCCTGTTGACATTGGCAGTCGGCATTTTGATTGGCACTGTCCTGAGCCGGGGCAAAGTGAGAGGCTATTCAGGCCCTGACGGCTCGCTATTGCCAGCAATGCAGTCACCGCAGCAACTGAGCAACACCTTCGGACAGGTGGCAAGCGCGGTTGAGCCAACGGTAGTAAATGTGAGCACAGAATCCACGCCAAAAGTGCGACGTCGCGGCAGGACGCCCAACCGCGGACAGCGCGACAACGGCGGCGATGATCCGTTCCAGGATTTCTTTGATCGCTTCTTTGGCGGACAGCAAGGCGGCCAAGGCGGGCAGGGCCCGGGCGACGACGATGATCAAGGCCCACAGAGTCCATTCGGTGGTCCCGGAGGCGGCGGTGGACGCCAGCGTTCGCTCGGTTCAGGCGTAATCCTGAATGCGAACGGCTACATCATGACCAACTTCCACGTAGTAGATAAAGCAGACCGCATCCGCGTAAAACTTTATGACGAACCGGCAACTGTGCTGCATGACGCCAAGATCATTGGCGTGGACACTGAAACCGACCTGGCGCTGATTAAGATTGAGCCGCCAAAAGACAAGCCTCTAACGGCGGCGCGGCTGGGCGACTCCGACAAGATGAGCGTTGGCGATTGGGTGCTGGCCATCGGCAGCCCTTTTGATCTGGAAGCGACAGTCACAGCCGGTATTGTCTCCGCCAAAGGACGCAATCTTCCCGGGGGACGCCAGTTCCAATCCTTTATCCAGACCGACGCGGCCATAAATCCCGGAAATTCCGGCGGGCCGCTGGTTAGCATGAGCGGCGAAGTCATCGGCATCAATACGGCCATCTATACCCAGTCATTTGGATATCAGGGCGTGGGTTTTGCCATGCCGTCCAACGTGGTTCGCGATGTTTATGAGCAGTTGCGGACGGGCAACCACAAAGTTGCGCGCGGATCCATTGGCGTGGAATTCAGCGCGGTGCCAAACCCGGCTGTGTTGCGCATTTACGGCGCGAAAAATGGCGTGCCGATCACCAACGTGCGGCCTGACAGCCCAGCCGCGAAGGCGGGCCTGCAGGGTGAGGACACCATTACGGCGGTCAACGGCAAGCCGATCAAGAATGGCGAAGAACTGGTCAGCTTGATCTCAGCCACGCATCCAGGCAATAAGCTGAACCTGACTTACCTGCGCAACGGCCAGGAAAAGCAGGCGACCGTGGTGGTGGCGGATCGGGCCAAACTTTTTGGAGATCGCACTGACCAGAGCAGCAACGACGATACCCCTGATGACAGCAGCCAGCCCGCGCCGACAAAGCTAGGCGTTACGGTAAAGTCGGTTTCTCCGGAAATGGCCGAACGAATGGGCACGGCTGAAGGCAAGGGCGTGCAGGTAGTGGATGTGAAACCCGGCTCGTTTGCCGACGATCTTCAACTGCAACCCGGGCTGATCATCCTGAAGATCAATAAACAGCCGGTCAACAGCGAAGAAGATTTCCGCAAGATCACGTCGCAACTTAAAAGCGGTCAGGATGTGGTGTTCCTGGTCCACTCCGGGCGCGGCGCTTCCGGCGGAAACTCATTCATTTCCGGCACGCTACCGTAA
- a CDS encoding energy transducer TonB, with protein sequence MPQPPESFYIVALENGSWSIVDVQPASDSETKVRFIRVRRACGSYRIDESEYFFEHLSVAQLAAGADLCAREDAVAKLIRSASKKDQDSWGEESQGIAAVCGTEKRLHELPPVNSLRFSRIQGAAPHTAALWSLAQEIHARFVKETGHEVWLSVPWELRPAEEKERAQAAAVEIRNGDFDLAAPRIPEDQRDDDRAKLSEVMPDSQEATAPEVNFGDVPDSDIPGILLHKEMINYPQMAIIAHISGDVEVDVSIDHDSGKVTSVVAKTGHPILQQAATNAIRNWVIGRYSGPNPLTLVVRFQYNCAPLIETESAYVAKKTRKTLHKPVRKKHLPESLSVL encoded by the coding sequence TTGCCGCAACCTCCTGAATCGTTTTATATCGTCGCCCTGGAGAATGGTTCATGGAGCATCGTAGACGTGCAGCCGGCTTCAGACTCTGAGACGAAAGTACGCTTCATTCGTGTCCGGCGCGCCTGTGGGAGTTACCGTATCGATGAAAGCGAATATTTTTTTGAACATCTATCCGTGGCACAACTGGCGGCAGGGGCAGACTTATGCGCCAGGGAAGATGCAGTAGCAAAACTCATTCGGTCGGCCAGCAAGAAAGATCAGGATTCATGGGGAGAAGAGAGTCAAGGAATAGCGGCAGTTTGCGGGACCGAGAAGCGCTTACATGAACTGCCGCCGGTGAACTCGCTACGCTTTTCACGAATCCAGGGTGCAGCACCTCATACGGCCGCCCTGTGGAGCCTGGCGCAAGAAATCCATGCGCGATTCGTCAAAGAAACCGGACATGAGGTTTGGCTGTCTGTGCCGTGGGAGTTGCGTCCTGCTGAAGAAAAGGAGCGGGCCCAGGCGGCCGCAGTTGAGATACGCAATGGCGACTTCGACCTGGCGGCGCCAAGGATTCCGGAGGATCAGCGCGACGATGACCGCGCCAAATTGTCTGAGGTCATGCCTGATTCACAGGAAGCTACAGCGCCGGAGGTCAATTTTGGAGATGTGCCAGACTCCGATATTCCAGGGATTCTGCTGCACAAAGAGATGATTAACTACCCGCAGATGGCCATAATTGCTCACATCTCTGGGGACGTGGAAGTGGATGTTTCAATCGATCATGATTCGGGAAAAGTCACTTCGGTGGTCGCGAAAACAGGACACCCCATCCTCCAGCAGGCTGCAACTAATGCGATTCGCAATTGGGTAATTGGCCGATATAGCGGACCCAACCCTTTGACCTTAGTAGTCCGCTTCCAGTACAACTGCGCGCCCCTCATCGAGACGGAAAGCGCGTATGTTGCAAAGAAGACCAGGAAAACCTTGCATAAACCAGTACGCAAGAAGCATCTGCCGGAATCATTGTCTGTACTTTGA
- a CDS encoding cupin domain-containing protein — translation MDFSAEHIIKLADAHDAIPTRDGKLYAELFRHGTLTVEIYAPKGSDLQQPHTRDELYIVVAGRGWFSVEGQRFQFGPGDAIFAAAGEDHRFEDFTEDLLTWVVFYGPEGGERA, via the coding sequence ATGGACTTCTCTGCCGAACACATCATTAAACTTGCCGACGCACATGACGCCATCCCCACGCGAGATGGAAAACTTTACGCTGAACTTTTCCGCCACGGCACCCTGACGGTGGAAATCTACGCGCCTAAGGGCAGCGATTTGCAGCAGCCGCACACGCGCGATGAGCTCTATATCGTTGTCGCCGGCAGGGGCTGGTTTTCCGTGGAAGGGCAACGCTTTCAGTTTGGTCCCGGTGACGCTATTTTTGCCGCCGCCGGTGAAGACCATCGCTTTGAAGATTTCACTGAGGACCTGCTGACCTGGGTGGTGTTCTACGGCCCAGAAGGCGGCGAACGTGCGTAG
- a CDS encoding UbiX family flavin prenyltransferase — MPNPLHPSAHVLTVAATGASGALFTRELLLTLERDERVQRVNFIASDNALRVFAEELGIKGRNNLVEQLLGKNSDKIQAQNNGDIGANIASGSYPTHAMIVIPCSMGTLARVAHGLAGNLIDRAADVCLKEKRPLVLCTRETPLNRVHIRNMDWAAEAGATIYPLIPTFYNQPKSFDEMAHQFACRVLQFVGLEQKDAYRWGK; from the coding sequence ATGCCGAATCCGTTACATCCGTCAGCCCATGTACTCACGGTTGCCGCCACCGGAGCGAGCGGCGCGCTGTTCACGCGCGAGCTGCTGCTGACTCTTGAGCGCGACGAACGCGTGCAGAGAGTAAATTTCATCGCGTCAGACAACGCGCTGCGCGTTTTTGCTGAAGAACTTGGCATCAAAGGACGCAACAATCTTGTCGAGCAGCTACTCGGAAAGAACTCTGACAAGATCCAGGCGCAGAATAATGGCGACATTGGCGCAAACATCGCCAGCGGCTCTTACCCGACGCATGCCATGATCGTGATACCGTGCAGCATGGGAACTCTGGCCAGAGTTGCGCATGGACTCGCAGGCAACCTGATCGATCGCGCAGCCGATGTCTGCCTGAAAGAGAAACGTCCGCTGGTGCTCTGCACGCGAGAGACTCCGCTGAACCGCGTGCATATCCGCAATATGGACTGGGCCGCCGAAGCCGGTGCGACAATCTATCCGCTAATCCCGACGTTTTACAACCAGCCGAAAAGCTTTGACGAGATGGCGCACCAGTTCGCTTGCCGCGTGTTACAGTTTGTTGGATTAGAGCAAAAGGATGCTTATCGGTGGGGAAAGTGA
- a CDS encoding nitroreductase family protein: MAKLAAEKPFSQAVKERRATPSFEDVPIHTADLERIIRAGLEAPSGYNTQPWRFVVVRDPEQKKKLSVAAFGQPKVEQASAVIVACGDPLGWKDGDLEEMLRISAQHGFNDPAEQEKIRKTVSGFLGGPAGKAAGIEPTFDLWANRQTMIAFTTMMWAAETMGYDTAPMEGFMEDQVKAVLKIPERVRVVAMLAVGRLKGKDKMYAGRFEPARSVFADTWGKSIEF, encoded by the coding sequence ATGGCAAAACTTGCCGCAGAGAAACCATTCAGCCAGGCCGTAAAAGAACGCCGCGCCACACCGAGCTTTGAAGATGTTCCAATTCATACCGCAGATCTTGAAAGAATTATCCGTGCTGGACTGGAAGCGCCCAGCGGTTACAACACGCAGCCATGGCGTTTTGTAGTGGTACGCGATCCTGAGCAGAAAAAGAAGCTGAGTGTGGCCGCATTCGGTCAACCGAAAGTCGAACAAGCCAGCGCCGTCATTGTCGCCTGCGGTGATCCCCTGGGATGGAAAGATGGCGATCTGGAAGAAATGCTGCGCATCAGCGCGCAACACGGCTTCAATGATCCCGCGGAGCAGGAGAAGATCCGCAAAACAGTCTCTGGATTTCTGGGTGGGCCCGCCGGAAAGGCCGCCGGCATTGAGCCGACGTTTGATCTATGGGCCAACCGACAGACAATGATCGCCTTTACCACCATGATGTGGGCTGCGGAAACCATGGGTTATGACACCGCCCCAATGGAAGGCTTTATGGAAGATCAGGTAAAAGCCGTGCTGAAAATTCCCGAGCGCGTCCGCGTGGTGGCTATGCTTGCTGTTGGAAGACTCAAAGGCAAGGATAAGATGTATGCCGGAAGATTCGAGCCGGCCCGCTCCGTGTTTGCCGACACATGGGGTAAAAGCATCGAGTTCTGA
- a CDS encoding MbtH family protein, producing MPEETEDKTIYKVVVNHEEQYSIWPAHKENALGWKDAGKSGPKADCLAYIKEVWTDMRPLSLRKKMQEQGLQ from the coding sequence ATGCCTGAAGAAACAGAAGATAAAACCATCTACAAAGTCGTAGTCAATCATGAAGAGCAGTATTCCATCTGGCCTGCACACAAGGAAAACGCGCTGGGCTGGAAGGATGCGGGCAAGAGCGGCCCCAAAGCCGATTGCCTGGCCTATATCAAAGAAGTTTGGACGGACATGCGGCCGTTGTCTCTGCGAAAGAAGATGCAGGAACAGGGGTTGCAGTAA
- the ligD gene encoding non-homologous end-joining DNA ligase, whose amino-acid sequence MPREIHPMLATLVEEPFDDPQWLYEVKWDGYRAVAFINDGRARLVSRNQNELTGEFPEIAQAMQDLPVENAILDGEVVALDDEGRPSFSLMQQRTGMTSPGARGSRNRSVPIVYYAFDLLYLNGHNLMASPLEQRKALLEQMIPKDKGFLRYSDHYPEQGTALYGVARDKGLEGIVAKLRTGAYVQKRSREWLKIKITRRQECVITGYTDPKGSRENFGSIVLGLYDENGKLVHVGNAGSGFTGSTHAALWKKLHALETDKNPFGEKIESTRKPHWIKPELVAEIKFSEWTHEGERGGIKMRAPIYQGLRLDKKPRECIFEFPRHTQAEVRKAEEEAAT is encoded by the coding sequence ATGCCACGGGAAATTCATCCCATGCTGGCCACCCTGGTGGAAGAGCCTTTTGACGATCCGCAGTGGCTCTATGAGGTCAAGTGGGATGGCTATCGCGCCGTGGCATTCATCAATGACGGGCGCGCGCGATTGGTTTCACGCAACCAGAATGAGCTGACCGGCGAGTTTCCGGAGATCGCACAGGCGATGCAAGATTTGCCGGTGGAGAATGCAATCCTTGATGGCGAAGTGGTGGCGTTAGATGACGAAGGCCGTCCGTCTTTCAGCCTGATGCAGCAGCGCACCGGCATGACCAGTCCGGGCGCGCGCGGATCGCGCAATCGCTCTGTACCAATCGTTTATTACGCTTTTGATCTTCTGTATCTCAACGGACACAACTTGATGGCATCGCCGCTGGAGCAGCGCAAGGCGCTCCTTGAGCAGATGATCCCAAAAGACAAAGGCTTTCTGCGCTACTCTGACCACTATCCTGAACAAGGCACGGCGCTTTATGGTGTCGCACGCGATAAAGGCCTGGAGGGAATTGTGGCCAAGCTGCGAACGGGCGCGTATGTGCAGAAGCGTTCGCGCGAGTGGCTGAAGATCAAGATCACGCGACGGCAGGAGTGCGTGATTACCGGATACACCGATCCTAAAGGATCGCGGGAAAATTTTGGGTCTATCGTTTTGGGACTCTATGACGAAAACGGCAAGCTGGTGCATGTTGGCAATGCAGGCAGCGGCTTTACAGGATCAACGCATGCGGCGCTTTGGAAGAAGCTGCACGCGCTGGAGACGGACAAGAATCCGTTTGGGGAGAAAATTGAAAGCACGCGTAAGCCGCACTGGATCAAGCCGGAACTGGTGGCGGAAATCAAATTCTCTGAATGGACACATGAGGGAGAGCGCGGCGGAATTAAAATGAGAGCGCCCATATACCAGGGATTGCGCCTGGATAAAAAGCCGCGCGAGTGCATTTTTGAATTTCCCCGGCATACCCAGGCCGAGGTCCGCAAAGCAGAAGAGGAAGCAGCAACCTGA
- a CDS encoding DMT family transporter, with protein MIAFIWGSTFVLVKAALSDASPLVLNSARMIVAAVLLAVFYRKKIAVLTRTSLAGGVLAGIFLFAGYAFQTTGLKLTTPSKSAFLTGTSSVLVPLALVAIWHVRIHLWRVVGIVLALVGLFLMTVPAGPSGLADFANVNLGDILTIGCAICFTFHVIFVGRASQRFPFEQVAFLQVATAAVLMTISTPLLEHPYFRPTPTVIAAVLITGTLCTAVAFSVQSWAQQFTPATHTALIFTTEPVFAWLTSFIYLHERLGFRAGAGALLILGGVMVSELLGQVAKPDDEPAGAESPASSGG; from the coding sequence ATGATTGCCTTCATCTGGGGCAGCACATTCGTGCTGGTTAAAGCGGCGCTGAGCGATGCTTCTCCGCTGGTTTTGAACTCTGCACGCATGATTGTGGCGGCGGTGTTGCTGGCCGTTTTCTATCGCAAGAAAATTGCCGTGTTGACCAGAACGTCCCTGGCAGGCGGCGTTCTTGCGGGAATCTTTCTGTTCGCAGGCTATGCATTCCAGACGACCGGACTGAAACTGACGACGCCGTCAAAATCGGCATTTCTTACCGGCACATCTTCAGTGCTGGTGCCTTTGGCGCTTGTCGCGATCTGGCACGTGCGCATTCACTTGTGGCGAGTGGTGGGGATCGTGCTCGCTTTAGTCGGGCTGTTTCTGATGACAGTCCCTGCTGGGCCGAGCGGGCTGGCTGACTTCGCCAATGTAAATCTGGGCGACATCCTCACCATCGGTTGCGCGATTTGCTTCACCTTCCACGTAATCTTTGTAGGACGCGCGAGCCAGCGCTTCCCTTTTGAGCAGGTTGCCTTTTTGCAAGTCGCCACAGCTGCTGTGCTCATGACCATCAGCACGCCGCTGCTCGAGCATCCTTATTTCCGCCCGACGCCAACAGTGATCGCCGCGGTTTTGATTACCGGGACCCTGTGCACGGCGGTTGCTTTCAGTGTGCAATCCTGGGCACAGCAATTTACCCCCGCCACCCATACGGCGCTGATTTTCACTACGGAACCGGTCTTTGCCTGGCTCACGTCTTTCATCTATCTGCATGAGCGGCTTGGCTTTCGGGCTGGGGCCGGGGCGTTGCTGATCCTGGGGGGCGTAATGGTTTCCGAGCTTCTGGGCCAGGTTGCGAAGCCGGATGACGAACCGGCCGGCGCGGAATCACCGGCCAGCTCTGGTGGATAA
- a CDS encoding NUDIX hydrolase, whose translation MKRKAPSPKPTPPQSTTREYPDRPIVGVGAVIIHLDRVLLVKRGNPPLLGEWSLPGGVVELGETLRAAAEREALEETGLIVKAGEVLEVLDRIIPGKDGAPQYHYVLIDFLCVVKGGDLRAGGDAADVAWTSESELGKYKLEKSAIEVIRKAFLAANQHE comes from the coding sequence ATGAAAAGAAAAGCACCGTCGCCTAAACCAACCCCGCCGCAATCGACCACGCGTGAATATCCTGATCGCCCCATCGTAGGCGTGGGCGCAGTCATTATTCATTTGGATCGTGTGCTACTGGTGAAGCGCGGCAACCCGCCGCTGCTGGGAGAATGGTCGCTGCCGGGAGGCGTTGTGGAACTGGGAGAAACGTTGCGCGCCGCTGCCGAACGCGAGGCCCTGGAAGAGACCGGATTGATTGTGAAGGCCGGTGAAGTTCTTGAGGTTCTGGACCGCATCATTCCAGGAAAAGACGGCGCGCCGCAATATCACTACGTGCTGATCGATTTTCTTTGCGTGGTGAAGGGTGGCGATCTCCGCGCAGGCGGCGATGCCGCGGATGTTGCTTGGACGAGCGAGAGTGAACTAGGAAAATACAAATTAGAAAAGTCCGCGATTGAAGTGATTCGAAAGGCGTTTTTAGCCGCGAATCAACACGAATAA